A DNA window from Labrus mixtus chromosome 4, fLabMix1.1, whole genome shotgun sequence contains the following coding sequences:
- the kiaa0513 gene encoding uncharacterized protein KIAA0513 homolog isoform X2, with amino-acid sequence MEGVAVDNLIDFDLPSGASTLSVDGGQQQGHTDIFSPEPRSSTGLHQQPLLPEPMAPTKHGSHPHHHHHHQEEGDNDSDATESADSENDMDPPSDAWELRRSSSSSAHSGEDADADTVERRKFMKAYVEKVFHGKEDFDQEEQARFGELCSGENGKGREWFAKYVSAQRCHSKCVSEATFYRLVQSFAVMLFECYQMDDYSPAKNLMTMCFTYFYIGKSQPSPSELLDRGPPVSLDSYLNKANSWLSVKKGAAERLLKNTSKSDVKGFFGGLENKLRSSVATKTEESEGTVETKPRSPVSDAPEEKKSEKVYLYTHLKQQPIWHTLRFWNAAFFDAVHCERTKRSPTTRERWCHMTQEERDDSSKIDENIAFGQLGTFTHNMLAFGLSKKLCNDFLKKQAVIGNLNEEQYKLLTDHIEKMAAE; translated from the exons ATGGAGGGTGTGGCAGTGGACAACCTCATAGACTTCGACCTGCCCTCAGGGGCCTCAACGCTGAGTGTAGACGGAGGTCAACAACAAGGCCACACAGACATTTTCTCCCCAGAGCCCAGGTCATCCACAGGACTTCATCAGCAGCCTTTACTGCCAGAGCCCATGGCACCCACCAAGCATGGCTctcacccccaccaccaccaccaccaccaagaGGAGGGAGACAATGACAGCGATGCAACAGAGTCCGCAGACAGTGAGAATGACATGGACCCGCCCTCTGACGCGTGGGAGCTGAGGAGGTCGTCATCTTCGTCGGCGCACAGCGGAGAAGACGCTGACGCCGACAcagtggagaggaggaagttCATGAAGGCTTATGTGGAGAAGGTGTTTCATGGAAA GGAGGACTTTGACCAGGAAGAGCAGGCTCGCTTTGGAGAGCTGTGCAGCGGAGAGAACGGCAAAGGTCGGGAGTGGTTTGCCAAATACGTCAGTGCACAG CGCTGCCACTCCAAATGTGTGAGTGAAGCCACCTTCTACAGACTGGTGCAGTCGTTTGCAGTCATGCTGTTTGA atgttacCAGATGGATGATTACAGCCCCGCCAAAAACCTCATGACTATGTGCTTCACATACTTCTACATCG GGAAATCTCAGCCTTCCCCCTCTGAGCTGCTGGATCGGGGTCCTCCAGTTAGTCTGGATTCATACCTCAACAAGGCCAACTCCTGGCTGTCTGTGAAGAAAGGTGCAGCCGAGCGCCTCCTTAAAAACACGTCAAAGTCAGATGTCAAAGGTTTCTTTGGAGGCCTGGAAAACAAGCTGAGGAGCTCGGTGGCTACAAAGACTGA GGAAAGTGAAGGAACAGTTGAGACGAAGCCCAGATCACCAG TGTCAGATGCtccagaggaaaagaaaagtgaaaaggtgTACCTTTACACTCACCTGAAGCAGCAGCCCATATG GCATACATTACGATTTTGGAACGCAGCTTTTTTTGATGCTGTCCATTGTGAGAGGACGAAAAGATCACCAACTACTAG gGAGAGGTGGTGTCATATGACCCAGGAGGAGAGGGACGACAGCTCCAAAATCGATGAGAACATCGCCTTCGGCCAACTCGG gacattcactcacaacaTGCTGGCGTTTGGGCTCAGTAAGAAACTCTGCAATGACTTCCTGAAGAAGCAGGCTGTCATCGGCAACCTCAATGAAG AACAGTACAAGCTGCTGACCGACCACATTGAGAAGATGGCGGCAGAATGA
- the kiaa0513 gene encoding uncharacterized protein KIAA0513 homolog isoform X1 — protein MEGVAVDNLIDFDLPSGASTLSVDGGQQQGHTDIFSPEPRSSTGLHQQPLLPEPMAPTKHGSHPHHHHHHQEEGDNDSDATESADSENDMDPPSDAWELRRSSSSSAHSGEDADADTVERRKFMKAYVEKVFHGKEDFDQEEQARFGELCSGENGKGREWFAKYVSAQRCHSKCVSEATFYRLVQSFAVMLFECYQMDDYSPAKNLMTMCFTYFYIGKSQPSPSELLDRGPPVSLDSYLNKANSWLSVKKGAAERLLKNTSKSDVKGFFGGLENKLRSSVATKTEESEGTVETKPRSPVSDAPEEKKSEKVYLYTHLKQQPIWHTLRFWNAAFFDAVHCERTKRSPTTRGTQDEEKSERERWCHMTQEERDDSSKIDENIAFGQLGTFTHNMLAFGLSKKLCNDFLKKQAVIGNLNEEQYKLLTDHIEKMAAE, from the exons ATGGAGGGTGTGGCAGTGGACAACCTCATAGACTTCGACCTGCCCTCAGGGGCCTCAACGCTGAGTGTAGACGGAGGTCAACAACAAGGCCACACAGACATTTTCTCCCCAGAGCCCAGGTCATCCACAGGACTTCATCAGCAGCCTTTACTGCCAGAGCCCATGGCACCCACCAAGCATGGCTctcacccccaccaccaccaccaccaccaagaGGAGGGAGACAATGACAGCGATGCAACAGAGTCCGCAGACAGTGAGAATGACATGGACCCGCCCTCTGACGCGTGGGAGCTGAGGAGGTCGTCATCTTCGTCGGCGCACAGCGGAGAAGACGCTGACGCCGACAcagtggagaggaggaagttCATGAAGGCTTATGTGGAGAAGGTGTTTCATGGAAA GGAGGACTTTGACCAGGAAGAGCAGGCTCGCTTTGGAGAGCTGTGCAGCGGAGAGAACGGCAAAGGTCGGGAGTGGTTTGCCAAATACGTCAGTGCACAG CGCTGCCACTCCAAATGTGTGAGTGAAGCCACCTTCTACAGACTGGTGCAGTCGTTTGCAGTCATGCTGTTTGA atgttacCAGATGGATGATTACAGCCCCGCCAAAAACCTCATGACTATGTGCTTCACATACTTCTACATCG GGAAATCTCAGCCTTCCCCCTCTGAGCTGCTGGATCGGGGTCCTCCAGTTAGTCTGGATTCATACCTCAACAAGGCCAACTCCTGGCTGTCTGTGAAGAAAGGTGCAGCCGAGCGCCTCCTTAAAAACACGTCAAAGTCAGATGTCAAAGGTTTCTTTGGAGGCCTGGAAAACAAGCTGAGGAGCTCGGTGGCTACAAAGACTGA GGAAAGTGAAGGAACAGTTGAGACGAAGCCCAGATCACCAG TGTCAGATGCtccagaggaaaagaaaagtgaaaaggtgTACCTTTACACTCACCTGAAGCAGCAGCCCATATG GCATACATTACGATTTTGGAACGCAGCTTTTTTTGATGCTGTCCATTGTGAGAGGACGAAAAGATCACCAACTACTAG GGGAACGCAGGATGAAGAGAAGTCTGAGAG gGAGAGGTGGTGTCATATGACCCAGGAGGAGAGGGACGACAGCTCCAAAATCGATGAGAACATCGCCTTCGGCCAACTCGG gacattcactcacaacaTGCTGGCGTTTGGGCTCAGTAAGAAACTCTGCAATGACTTCCTGAAGAAGCAGGCTGTCATCGGCAACCTCAATGAAG AACAGTACAAGCTGCTGACCGACCACATTGAGAAGATGGCGGCAGAATGA